In the Mytilus trossulus isolate FHL-02 chromosome 1, PNRI_Mtr1.1.1.hap1, whole genome shotgun sequence genome, one interval contains:
- the LOC134721733 gene encoding uncharacterized protein LOC134721733: MPWLQILKMRERYNKLRPELSVPPRRSQNLTSNLTLKIRLVNNLRNLMVTLLTLSIINVISNSPFVGASQGVSLAQSTRATTAGNKATGEKTVLFSPVSGHPTTTPQPTRSSKVGPERHSPVIVNDKYLDTINDQFSTCFVDNDYIESFLDQVQYFENCQSYDKFKGVKGRLACHVKYWENIGACPFVLDTIQNGYVIPFIDTPFKMYHRNNRSARQNTEFVTKSIEDLVQIGCVIKVPFQPYVVNPLSVATQKSGKKRLILDMSQLNKHIKREKIKFEDWKLAIQYFDKDMYLFKFDLKSGYFHLDICSQQQTFLGIQWEGQFYCYTVLAFVITTGPYIFTKCLRPLVKFWRGNGIKVVLYLDDGFGMSPDENTCNEQSSFVKRSLIDAGFLINEEKSVFKPVTELKWLGIVWNSKEYKLSITQRRVDDLIFSLNVILAKFPYVTARSLAQVVGRIISMTPVIGNVARIMSKFCYMEIESRIGWDIPITGYKPVEVLSELKFWLENVTMINYRNLCHYSKSSVVIYSDASNIAAGAYTVELENKIFHKMWTCSETVQSSTWRELKAIELALFSFKNSFTGKTIKWFTDNQNCVKIVNSGSMKENLHVIAKSIFSFCIQKGISIDIQWIPRKENEKADYISKMVDFEDWGVTHIFFNFLNDMWGPYSIDRFASVENRKVMRFNSLFWQPDSEAVDAFSQVWTNENNWLVPPINLVIRSIKHMIACKARGTLVVPKWIFAAFWPLIFDKHLIYQDYVKDVIVFKNTDDIFSVGHWSDFNSQVTSNNDLSSLFKQLPEFLLSSKAASTQKKYRYAFNSWCKWTSQYSFSPLPASHLHISLYFIHLSETAKSVSKLNDAFYAIKWAHKLAGVADPSENNLVASVLEGAHRKIGHSVVKKEPITPHILKNIVCKYANNTCNLKDVRIACMCLLAYAGFLRFSELANLRRSDIQFSPTYLTLHLVKSKTDVYRKGKDVVISKTGNITCPEDVLQRYLKLANIPEESNDFIFRSICYCKSLNIYKLRKSSHISYTRARELLLSALDSLGLDKKQFGLHSLRSGGATAAAEAGIDDRLFKKHGRWKSDKAKDGYVKESILNRLSVSKNLGL, translated from the exons ATGCCGTGGCTTCAGATTCTGAAGATGAGAGAAAGATACAACAAGCTGAGACCAGAGCTATCCGTACCTCCAAGGAGAAGTCAAAATCTCACTAGCAACCTTACCCTAAAAATCCGCCTCGTCAACAACCTGCGGAATCTTATGGTAACCCTGCTTACGCTCAGCATTATCAACGTAATCAGCAACAGCCCTTTCGTGGGAGCTTCGCAAGGCGTGAGCCTTGCTCAATCGACACGTGCCACTACTGCAGGCAACAAGGCCACTGGAGAAAAAACTGTCCTCTTCTCGCCAGTCTCAGGTCATCCAACAACAACTCCACAACCTACCAGAAGTAGTAAAGTAGGGCCTGAACGTCACTCTCCAGTCATTGTGAATGATAAGTATTTAGACACTATTAATGACCAATTTTCTACATGTTTTGTTGATAACGATTATATAGAATCTTTTTTAGATCaagttcaatattttgaaaattgtcagTCATATGATAAATTTAAAGGAGTGAAAGGTAGATTAGCCTGTCATGTAAAGTATTGGGAAAATATAGGTGCTTGTCCTTTTGTGCTTGATACAATACAAAATGGTTATGTTATTCCATTTATAGATACACCTTTTAAAATGTACCACAGAAATAATAGATCAGCACGGCAGAATACTGAATTTGTCACAAAGTCAATTGAAGATTTAGTTCAAATAGGTTGCGTAATTAAAGTGCCTTTTCAACCATATGTGGTAAATCCACTGAGTGTTGCTACTCAAAAGTCCGGTAAGAAACGACTTATTTTAGATATGAGTCAATTGAATAAACACATAAAGcgcgaaaaaataaaatttgaggATTGGAAGTTAGCTATACAATATTTTGACAAAGATATGTATCTGtttaagtttgatttaaaatctgGTTATTTTCACTTAGACATATGCTCACAGCAACAGACTTTCTTAGGTATTCAGTGGGAAGGTCAATTTTATTGCTATACTGTTTTAGCTTTCGTAATTACTACCGGTCCGTACATTTTTACTAAATGTTTGAGGCCACTAGTAAAATTTTGGCGTGGAAACGGTATAAAAGTTGTTTTGTATTTAGATGATGGATTTGGCATGAGTCCAgatgaaaatacatgtaatgaGCAATCGTCCTTCGTAAAAAGGTCTTTGATTGATGCTGGTTTTCTTATTAACGAGGAGAAGTCTGTTTTTAAACCTGTTACCGAGTTAAAATGGTTGGGAATAGTTTGGAACTCGAAAGAATACAAATTATCTATTACCCAACGTCGAGTTGACgatttgattttctcattgaaTGTCATTTTGGCTAAATTTCCCTATGTTACAGCTAGATCTTTAGCTCAGGTTGTAGGTAGAATTATTTCTATGACTCCCGTAATCGGAAATGTGGCTAGAATTATGTCAAAGTTCTGTTACATGGAAATTGAAAGTAGAATTGGGTGGGATATTCCCATTACAGGGTACAAACCCGTCGAGGTTTTATCAGAGTTAAAGTTCTGGTTAGAAAATGTCACCATGATTAACTATCGTAATTTATGTCATTACAGTAAATCTTCTGTTGTCATATACTCAGATGCTAGTAATATTGCCGCTGGTGCATACACCGTTGAATTAGAAAATAAGATTTTCCATAAGATGTGGACATGTAGTGAAACGGTACAAAGCTCCACATGGAGAGAGCTGAAAGCTATAGAGTTAGcccttttttcttttaagaatAGTTTCACAGGAAAAACTATAAAGTGGTTTACTGACAATCAAAATTGTGTCAAAATTGTTAATTCGGGAAGTATGAAAGAAAATCTTCATGTTATAGCAAAAtcaattttttcattttgcattCAAAAAGGAATATCAATTGACATTCAATGGATTcccagaaaagaaaatgaaaaggCTGATTATATCAGCAAAATGGTTGATTTCGAGGACTGGGGAGtcacacatatatttttcaattttttaaatgatatgtgGGGTCCTTATTCGATTGACAGGTTTGCAAGTGTCGAAAATAGAAAAGTTATGAGATTTAACTCCTTATTTTGGCAACCTGATTCTGAAGCAGTTGATGCATTTTCTCAAGTTTGGACCAATGAAAATAATTGGCTAGTTCCACCAATTAATCTTGTGATACGATCGATAAAACACATGATAGCTTGTAAAGCTCGAGGCACGTTAGTTGTGCCTAAGTGGATTTTTGCTGCATTCTGGCCTTTGATATTCgataaacatttgatttatcaaGATTACGTAAAAGATGTTATTGTGTTTAAAAATACTGATG atattttttcagTAGGACATTGGTCAGACTTTAATTCACAAGTTACCTCTAATAATGATCTTAGCAGTTTGTTCAAACAGTTGCCAGAATTCCTTCTTTCGTCCAAGGCTGCGAGTACTCAGAAGAAATATAGATATGCCTTCAATTCATGGTGTAAGTGGACTAGTCAATATTCTTTTTCACCATTGCCAGCATCTCAtttacatatttctttatattttattcatttgtctGAAACTGCAAAAtctgtttcaaaattaaatgatgcTTTTTACGCCATAAAATGGGCACATAAATTAGCTGGCGTTGCTGATCCCAGTGAAAATAATCTAGTTGCATCTGTTCTTGAAGGGGCTCATAGAAAAATAGGTCATTCAGTTGTCAAAAAAGAACCTATCACACcgcatattttgaaaaatattgtatgtaaATATGCTAATAATACTTGTAATTTAAAAGATGTAAGAATAGCATGTATGTGTTTATTAGCCTATGCTGGCTTTTTAAGATTCTCCGAGTTAGCTAACTTGAGAAGGTCTGATATACAGTTTTCCCCTACTTACCTTACACTTCATTTAGTCAAGAGTAAAACTGATGTATATAGGAAAGGGAAAgatgttgtcatttcaaaaacagGGAATATTACATGCCCGGAAGATGTACTTCAGCGTTATCTAAAGTTAGCTAACATTCCTGAAGAATCGAATGATTTTATCTTTAGATCTATTTGTTATTGTAAATCTTTGAATATATACAAACTTAGAAAGAGTAGTCATATTTCTTACACCAGAGCCAGAGAGTTATTGTTATCTGCACTTGACAGTTTAGGTCTTGATAAAAAACAGTTTGGCTTACATAGTTTGAGGTCAGGAGGAGCTACTGCCGCGGCAGAAGCTGGAATAGATGACCGGTTGTTTAAGAAACACGGGAGATGGAAAAGTGATAAAGCCAAAGATGGTTATGTTAAAGAGAGTATACTCAACAGATTGTCAGTATCTAAGAATTTAGGCttgtaa